Proteins from a genomic interval of Paenibacillus sp. RC334:
- a CDS encoding AI-2E family transporter → METTPAWKDRFKKFFLNNKFVLFLLVLLLIGLNVLVLTKISYIFTPVIVLLKTIILPVILSGVLYYLFNPLVDVLERNKVKRIYSIIVLYLLIIGIITIVITSVVPVIRDQIQGLIQNVPAYSEQVQQQFEKLIGSDFVNQFQNTIQINPSELASKASEKLSAFINNIWASLGSFLGVVTETVLAIATVPFILFYLLKDGRKLPQSVLKMFPPMFRKETDRIMTEMNHQVSSYIRGQIIVSFCIGVLLYIGYLIIGLDYSLTLAVIASFTSVVPYLGPVIAITPALIVALVTSPVMLLKMVIVWTVVQLIEGKFISPQIMGKSLRVHPITIIFVILTAGNLFGVVGIILAVPGYAVLKVIVTHLFSFFKKRSHLYEADKVKASLNEK, encoded by the coding sequence GTGGAAACAACTCCGGCATGGAAAGACCGATTCAAAAAGTTTTTTCTGAACAACAAGTTTGTGTTATTCCTGCTGGTACTGCTGCTGATCGGCTTAAATGTATTGGTGCTTACCAAAATTTCGTACATATTTACCCCCGTTATTGTGCTGCTGAAAACGATCATTCTCCCAGTCATTTTGTCCGGAGTTTTGTACTATCTGTTCAATCCGCTGGTTGATGTACTGGAGCGCAACAAGGTCAAGCGGATATACTCCATTATTGTGCTGTATTTGCTCATCATAGGGATCATTACCATCGTGATTACATCGGTAGTGCCCGTGATCCGCGATCAGATTCAGGGATTGATTCAAAATGTGCCTGCATATAGCGAGCAAGTACAACAACAGTTTGAGAAATTAATTGGCAGTGACTTCGTGAACCAGTTCCAAAACACGATTCAAATCAATCCGTCGGAGCTGGCCTCCAAAGCTTCTGAAAAGTTATCTGCCTTCATTAATAATATCTGGGCAAGTTTGGGAAGTTTTTTGGGTGTAGTCACAGAAACGGTGCTTGCGATCGCTACGGTTCCATTTATTCTGTTCTACCTGCTGAAGGATGGACGCAAGCTGCCACAGTCGGTGCTGAAGATGTTCCCGCCTATGTTTCGTAAAGAGACTGATCGCATTATGACCGAAATGAATCATCAGGTCAGCTCATATATCCGGGGGCAGATTATTGTCAGCTTCTGTATCGGGGTGCTGTTGTATATCGGCTACTTGATCATCGGACTGGACTATTCTCTGACGCTTGCCGTCATTGCGTCCTTTACGAGCGTTGTTCCTTATTTGGGACCTGTGATTGCCATTACGCCTGCATTAATTGTAGCTTTGGTAACATCTCCGGTTATGCTGCTCAAAATGGTCATTGTATGGACAGTCGTACAGCTCATTGAGGGTAAATTTATTTCTCCGCAAATTATGGGCAAGTCTCTCCGGGTGCATCCAATCACGATTATCTTTGTCATTCTGACGGCGGGCAATCTGTTTGGAGTGGTAGGGATTATACTGGCGGTTCCGGGCTATGCTGTATTGAAGGTTATCGTCACACATCTGTTTAGTTTCTTTAAA
- a CDS encoding LCP family protein produces the protein MRKILKWLGISVTAAVLLVGGYYAYSIYHFTNQISVATGQDSKFKPQAQSQSPTNVQPVEVSLPPEWDGKERVNILLLGGDSRGEDSGRSDSVMVASVDPVTKKATLMSILRDTYVDIPGHGQSRLNAAFSYGGPDLTRQTVSGLLGIPIQYYVYTDFNGFIALVDSVGGIDLDVEKDMYYTSKADKHQFDIDLKKGMQHMDGKTALQYVRFRHDATSDFTRTERQRKFITELGGKIQSTSSLIKLPSILNSISPYIETNLSTTEMLQLASLGFNIDAKTIAKQQIPPNELVRETTVKGAQVLGVDQRKLKNFVQNMFEQENKPVTTTTDSAATKTNDTP, from the coding sequence ATGCGAAAAATATTAAAATGGCTGGGCATTTCTGTGACTGCGGCAGTTCTTTTGGTGGGCGGATATTATGCTTACTCTATATATCATTTTACAAATCAAATTTCGGTCGCTACCGGTCAGGATTCGAAATTTAAGCCGCAAGCACAAAGCCAGTCCCCAACGAATGTACAGCCTGTAGAAGTATCTCTTCCCCCAGAGTGGGATGGGAAAGAGAGAGTGAATATTTTGCTGCTGGGCGGCGATTCACGCGGGGAGGATTCAGGACGCTCTGACTCTGTTATGGTTGCTTCTGTTGATCCGGTCACGAAGAAGGCTACGCTCATGTCCATCCTGCGTGATACGTACGTTGATATTCCGGGCCATGGGCAAAGTCGATTGAATGCTGCATTTTCTTACGGCGGGCCTGATCTGACCAGACAAACGGTGAGCGGCCTGCTCGGCATACCGATCCAATACTATGTATACACGGATTTTAACGGCTTTATTGCGCTGGTGGATTCTGTGGGCGGTATTGATTTGGATGTCGAAAAGGATATGTACTACACTTCCAAAGCAGACAAGCACCAGTTTGATATTGATTTGAAAAAGGGAATGCAGCACATGGACGGTAAAACGGCCTTGCAATATGTGCGTTTTCGTCATGATGCCACTTCCGATTTTACGCGTACGGAGCGGCAACGCAAATTTATTACCGAGCTGGGTGGCAAAATCCAGTCGACCTCGTCTCTGATTAAGCTGCCAAGTATTTTAAACAGCATCTCTCCATATATTGAAACGAATCTGAGCACAACGGAAATGCTGCAACTGGCTTCATTGGGCTTTAATATCGACGCCAAAACGATCGCGAAACAGCAAATTCCACCGAATGAGCTGGTGCGAGAGACAACGGTTAAGGGGGCACAGGTGTTGGGTGTGGACCAGAGAAAGCTTAAGAACTTTGTACAAAATATGTTTGAGCAAGAAAACAAACCTGTGACCACAACGACGGATTCCGCTGCAACCAAGACAAACGATACTCCATAA